Sequence from the Cololabis saira isolate AMF1-May2022 chromosome 9, fColSai1.1, whole genome shotgun sequence genome:
aatctttaaatttttatttttttttatttatttattttttattaatctacCTTCCAACCTCGCTCCAACCCCCTTGCAATAGCGCCGCCCGCGACCCCCCTAGGGGGCACGCCCCCCAGTTTGGAAACCACTATTTTAGaagactttaaaaaaacaaagctgGAGATCTGAATGGTTTAAAATAATCTTTGTGTTTCTCTAGTGGGGAGACTTCATGAAGCTTGGGGAGGACGTCCCAGACGATCAGCTGAATACTGTAATTGACGGCCTTCGAGCCAACGAGTGCTGCACCCTCATCTACACCTCCGGAACCACCGGCAACCCCAAAGGAGTGATGTTGAGCCAAGACAACGTGAGTAAAGAATAAACCTTTTATATCCTCCATCCAAGTGAACTTTTTCAGCATCTGCTTCCTGAAGAcccttttatttactgctgcatttcagtactCTCCCACAATTCACTaacttttatttcttgcatttcTTCTGTTtgaaccttttttgaatttaattctgcttttaaactttttaactttttaatgcACTTCTTAAGGTTTTTGGTTTAAAGCCCTTTGATTTTTCTTGTaaatgaaatgttaaaataaacttgccttgccttcttgATGCTCTCAATTAATCTTCTGGAAAGatgaacacatttattacaaccACTCATCATCAGTCTTGTTCCACTTCACTTAAAGTACAAAAGTCATCCTGTCACCCCTTTGAAGAGCttttttgacagtttttatGGGTTTgatgaaaaatagaaaaatggtAATTCTTCTCCTTTTAAATGATTCACACGTTCATTAATTATTtcagtcatttttattctaatcTTGGCCGGATGGTTCAGCAGCATAATACATTATACTGACCTTAAAGTACTAATGTcttaatgtaaaataaatataaaaagagTCAATAACAATTATTCCGGTCAGATAAGCATTCAAAAGAATATTTAACAAACACATAAAAGCTGAAACTATCACCACCGTTGAACAAAAGAAATAGATTTTTATTTGGGGAAGCTCACATTTTTAAAACACAATCCTATTTCACCACATTTGTTTGTGATGAAACCCTCTTTAACTTTTTGATATTtgctagatttaaaaaaataaaaatgttgtcaaTCCTTATATTAAGAGAACCAATATAGAGCCTTGGGGAACGCCAGAAACTACCTCTGCTTACATTTTATGCTAATAATGTTCAGTTATAATAACAAGTTATCCTTTATCAGAACTCCTTGGGGTTTATTTCCTTTTCAACCAACTAAGTTTCAATATTGATAGACAGCAGACTTCCTTTGATATCATCTTATCTCTCTTCTAACCCATGAGGTGGAAGTTTTGCCTGATGCAAAAGCTGCTCAGACAAGGTCAATAGGTTGAACCAGACGATCCACGCGGTTTTATTGCCTTCTTCAATCCTTTTAAGCGGCAGTAGAAAAAGATTATAACTTTGCAATAAGTAAGATTGCCGTGTAGCTTCTAAGAGATATGCACCAAAatgataaatgtttttgaaagtTGGAGAGTTGGAGAGTTGGAGAGTCTCTGGCGGGTCTTCTCCTCACTTTGCCGGTTCTCTTGGACCGAATGATCAGCCCTAATGAAGCTACAGCTGCATCGCCATCTCAAGGATGGGATGCCACACCTCACCTAGGGAGTTATCTAGCAATGTATTTTGCTTTATAATCCTGATTTTCTGATACTATGAAAACACACTGTCTCTGTTCTATCGCGTTAGTTAACGTGGACGGCTCGTACGGCATCAGGCATGATAAATACAGAAGGGGATGCAGAGATATTGGTCAGTTACCTGCCGCTGAGCCACGTGGCAGCCCAGATGGTCGACATTTGGATCTGCATGAGCTTTGCAGGGACGGTCTACTTCGCGGAGCCCGACGCCCTCAAGGTAAGAAAAACCGGTTTTGTACAACCACATATTTACTAATGActtcaattttctgacagtAGTCACCGTTCCCTGTCCCAGGGTACCTTAGTGACCACACTACGAGAGGCTCGACCCACTTGCTTTCTCGGGGTTCCTCGCGTGTGGGAGAAGATGCAGGAGAGTATGAGAGCCGTTGGTGCCAAGGCCTCCCCGCTCAGGAAGCGAGTGGCGGACTGGGCCAAGTCCATCGGGCTGCAGTACAACTACAGTGTGATGACTGGGtgaggcagcagcagcaccgggGACTCACTTCAGTCCAGTATCTGTGTCGCCGGTTGAGAACAGTATCCTGGATTTTTTGCAtgataatcagtactggagttgaggggggatgaggggggatggcatcccctctgaaataaaaataaaactgccatcccccctttccatcccgtaTGTCATTTCataaatgaatgtggttttactgctatttcaacatttagagtcatcaccagaaaaataacaccagacaaTTTTGAcaatatttgacaattttcacctgtttcaagtgaattttcaattgaaataagtagaaaaatctgctagtgggacaagatcttctcattacaagcaaaaaaaacttgttccactggcagatttttctacttattttaagtgaaaatctacttgaaacaggtgaacattgttgttttttccagtgatgagtcttgttttaagtgtaatgagatttttttactaaaatgagacattttaactagaaataagacaaatattcttgttaagattgtgagtttttgcagtgatccattttacttatcctgtgaaagacagagtcatattgataagttcagaaaagtgtttttattgttgtgttttgatgtatttgatgtaagcccagtggatatttaaagcttacagaaggctgcatttaactgctgctatgtcattcctgcagtatttctgcaggtgttttggtcactgctattatttgtaatatattatattatttgtaatcagcacaaattatctgtccccatatgataaaatccaccatccccgcTGATTatttcaactcgagtactgatgatAATGCTGTGATGAACACCACTGTGCACCCCTTCTTTGCACTTACTTGATGTGTCTGTGTTGCAGGGAGAATGCAGTGCCTTGGGGCTTCATGTTGGCTAACAATCTGGTGTTCAAGAAAGTGCGCGGTGTCCTGGGTCTAGACCGCTGCAAGTTCTGCTGCACGGGAGCTGCCCCCATCACCAAAGAAACGCTGGAGTACTTCATGAGCCTGAACATCCCTGTCAAGGAGCTCTATGGGATGAGTGAAAGCTCGGGCCCACACTCCGTCTCCGTGGACGACTTCTGCATCACGAGGTGGGCATCGAACCGCACTGCAGCACGTCAGCTATCACGAGCGCTGGACGCGGAAACCGTACAGATGTTCATCTTGCAGATTTATCTGAAGAGAAAAGGTTACTTGGAGGGAAAATCCAAGCAAGTCGCACCCCCCGATCACAGTACATGCTGTGTTTGTGAAGAAAGTTGTGCGGGTTGCGTGAAATTAGATGAATCAAAGCCAGCGTCTGTTGAGTCATACGGACAAATTATGCAAATGCAGGAATGAGTTCAGCGTGCTCTTTGGCCTGCTTACTGTTAATGCTCAATGCTGTTAGTTTGAGGGTATCAGAACAAGCGGTGTTTGCAGTTTGCACTGTTTGTAGGGAAGCTCTTGGCACGAGATTTGAAAGAaagaatagaagaaaaaaatactggTGTTGTCAGAGTCagattcatttttattgtcccTCGAGGGGAAATTCATTTAGCAGTATGGGAAACAGTCATCATACAAAGACAGACATACAaataagaacaattaaaacattaaaacatgacaTAGTAACCATAATAAATGAGTAAAAGCAGAAGTGCTTCCAGTAGTGCAGGCAGaatgataaaaatgtattaaaaatattaaaatgtatgtgaattgatcattttaacagcggttggtataaaaaaaaatttacaccTATTGCTATTGGCCTTGGGAAGCCTATAGCGCCGCCCAGAAGGGAGAAGGACAAACTGTTCTGACAAAGGGTGATCAGGACTGGCCAAGAGTGCACTTTCTAATGCACTTCCTATGTGTGAATTCAGTAGAATACTTAACAGAAATAAACTAATCCAATCCCCAATTACTGGTGCCTTTCATGGGAAGTTAATACTTGCACCGGTTTGTAATATTTCCTCCCAGCAGTGTGCTAAATTTTGCTTCAGTATTTGGGATGCGACTCATTTCTTTTTGCACATGGATTGACAATCGCTGACGTTTGCTTCGTCATTTCCAGCTGTGGGAAGGTGATGCCAGGCGGTAAAACAAAGCTGGAGAACCCAGATGAGGACGGGAACGGAGAGATCTGTTTCTGGGGTCGCCACGTTTTCATGGGCTACCTGAACATGCCTGACAAGACGGCCGAGGCTCTGGACGAGGAGGGCTGGCTGCACTCGGGGGACCTGGGGAGACACGACCAGAACGACTTCCTGTACATCACCGGGCGGATCAAAGGTGACCAGAGCAATATCTGAAGAGAAAATAAATCATTAGTAAGCTGAGCTTTCTGGGATGGAAAACAGAGATTTGCAAAGAGGGGGATAATgttggtttttgtttattttagactgcttttaaatctaaaaaaagaagaatttacACTGAAATTATTTTAGTTAAATATGGATATTTGTCTCATCTGATTTAATCATTTAGATCGTATGTCGCTATTTTATGAGGGAAGTAGGGACCTTTAATAACATCTTATATTAAAGTGTGTATAAATTAAGTAGCTGCCTGACTGCAGGTGAAAAAGCTCCAACAAGACGTTTAACTGGCACCAAAATGCATACAATTACTTTCAGTAAtgggaaaataaagaaaatgagcCATAAAAGAGTCGATCAAACAAGACTCGGTTCAGAAACTTTATGCTCCGGTACCATCAACATATcccagaactttaaaaaaacgaCGTGTTTTGGCCAGAGAATGTGGTGAAATGTCAAGACTCAACCGAAACGGCTTCCCCTTTAAGAGCCTGAGCGCTAGTTTAAACACCATGTGACTACAAGTGTTTCAACATCAACGTTATAAAACATAAAAGACACTGATGCATTCAAATTCAGTGATTGCCGTTATAAAGAAACAATCTCGATGTCTCTGCACTGCTGCTGACTCGTGCTCCGCTCAGCGTTTGTCATGATTTATAAGCGTTGCTGCAAACATGTCCCAGGTGCTTCTGGCACACCTGTGGGAAACTACCCAAGAATGtctttaattacttaaaaatgtaGTAACACCGAGTTTGGGTGTGGTTTTAGTTTTACTGGAAcggcacttaaaggagcttgaggcaggatttatgaaaaaaattcgtatacgttttaagttttctagtaataatgtcagatgaagcgttccaaacccaaaagaatgtttcctctagtgtatctctcctttgccttgaacaggctgtgtgctgcaaaatgtgctgcaattcgggcccaaatttcccgcgctgggctgcggatgtgtcgtcacatgacgctgcatgcacgttctccccgttctcccgtgccggcttcactgttggctgcagtacccccaacggccgtcgtggtgaagggtggcgctagagagtctcatttcttaaatagagcctcaagctcctttaagggccTAACCAAGGCCAATTTTCATCActgtgtttttccaaattttgGCTTAATTTGTTTGATATTAGACTTATTTACGAGTCATCACCTCTACAACTTTGGAGAAGCGGAGAAATCAGCAAATTTATGTTAGGAATTATCTGAACTAAATGCTGTTGCGAAGTGGTTGATCAGGACCCAAAAGAGGCAGGAGCtccaaaaaaggtgatttattattcaaaaaaacaaaccaagcgCTTCAGAGGAGGGTTAACAAGAAACACAGGCGCTTACCAAAAACCTTACAGGACACACGGagggtggaaacagtacggaccagagggaaggagggaaagaccagatatacacagaaagcttgaagagacacaggtgcagacaatcagggtcGATATAAGGGAAGTcaagggcgcgctttttggcatctatcgtcagcacggtaacacttttgactgagaaaagtaatgcacatcgttgcaggatggagacgcacattttgatgtataacacacctgggggcacgttacggttcgggccgcattaactgccgaagaaatggcataaattgcgccaaaattacatgattaattcaaaatggctgacttcctgtttggtttcggccatggcgccaagagacttttcttcaagttgcgacatgatacaggtgtgtagcgatttttgtgcatgtacgtcaaaccgtattgtggggcttgaggcacaaagttttctagggggcgctgttgagccattagtccacgcccattaatgtaaaccattaaatatcaaatttttcaccaggcctggcttgcgtgcaaaatttggtgacttttggggcatgtttagaggggcaaaaaaaggccctcatttcgtcggaagaaggaaaacaaaaaaaattcctacagatacaatagggccctaataagaaaagaggtaaaataataaaaagcacaagttgttaaaagtaagggcagtagaatacagcaggtaagtatttaatttaagagtagcttcagtaaacagtaatgtttttaggcctgatttaaaggatctacagttggagcagacctcaggtctacaggaagtttgttccaccggtgaggagcagaataactgaacgctgcctcaccttgcttggtgacatgggctttcaaaataaaaacaagaactaaataccaaaactgtgacAAATGCAGAACGAGTTACGGTTGATAAAACGCTAAAACTTCCTTTAGAATTCATTTCTGGACCGATCATTTCACCCCTCACAAGCAGCATGTTCACGCTAGTTTCCCATCTGAAACTTGCAACTTTAGCGTTATcatgtttggattttttttcgtCCCACTCCTGGCTGTTCCGCAGAAGATCAGATTTGCATCATGAGGTTTGAGAGCGACACAAACGTATCCTGTATTCTGTGCAGAGCTGATCATCACTGCCGGAGGCGAGAACATACCTCCCGTGGGCATCGAGGACGCGGTGAAGTCCGAGCTGCCCTTCATCAGCAACGCCATGCTGATCGGAGACAAGCTGAAGTTCCTCTCCATGCTGCTCACGCTTAAAGTAACCGAGACTTGACGCCTGCAgagggtcgcagctgcttcaaaaATATACCCGACCTAATCACGACCTGTCTTTGTTCCCGCAGTGCGTCGCTGATGAAAACGGGGATCCCACGGACGAGCTCAGCCCCGAGGTTTTGGATTTCTGCCAGCAACACGGCATCACTGCCACCAAGGTGTCAGAGGTCATAGCCAGTAAGGAGCCGGCTCTCTACGATGCCATTAAGCAAGGCATCGAGCGGGTCAACGGCAAATCCACGTCCAACGCCCAGAGGATCCAGAAGTGGGTCATACTGGAGcgagacttctccgtcactggAGGAGAACTGGGTCAGCAATTAgaaatttgatgttttttttctctgttattTGACAAAAAGACTGAAGCGTCATCAGATGGGAAAACCTGATAAGCATTTACCGCTTATCAGGTTTTGAACACAGGTCATCCAGTAATCAGTAATGATTTATGGCTGCAGTCAGCCCAAATGACATTCCAGTATGAAAGTGATTGAATCTCTGCAGCATTTTTTTAGTTCCTTTAGTCTGAGATAAACATCGACGcaacctgtttttctttttcttttctgcagGACCCACCTTGAAACTGAGGAGGCCGATTGTTTTGAAGATGTACCAGGAGAAAATAGAAGAGTTGTACGCGGTAGCCGCAGAGAGGCAGTAGACCGCACCGCACCGCGGCGACGGCGGGTTTAAACCAAATGTGGCCAGAAATGCACGAACCTGGAAGTCTTGTTTCTGAATGAATTGTATTTAACTGAACAGAGGTTGATATGTTGCCAGAAGCTGTGTGAGTAACTTTGTGTTTGATATTTAAGCTTTTAAATGAACATACAGTTTCCCTGCGTGCAGCTGGATGATGTTTCCATGTCAGAGCCGGGTCTTGCCACGTGACACATAATGGCCACGTCCTCAGTAGGAAACACTGCGGTGTCAAGAAGCTTTTAAGAACACTAAACTCCACTTTTATAATGTCTTTTAAAACAGAAATGTTGTCATTAATGCACTATGGCAACATATTTGATTATGGGATATATTTTCTACTCCTGATGCAGCATATTTAAAGATTTTACATCACTTTCTGAGGCTTAAAGGTATTCTCCCTGATGTGGAagagctagcaagaattttgaaagaggcacctctaagccccgcccattcggtccgaatgaaacggattggtccaggaccagaggcttggcaggaagggaaagaaccaatcagatgccttcattttaaaccacgcccccccgccctgtcccatgcgcgcactcgcttccagccccccgtgtccacttcccacgggtcctcctgggctcacagtgtcccagtgtaacccccctccctcccctctgccacggacccccagtatgtagttatttccagagcgggtATCCCATtctgtgtgtgagagcggggagcagagccgttagccgtccgggctgctgctgcaggactctctgcccagcagcagcagcccacaGGGACATGTGAAGAgcggcagcagctccagctcggaagctgtatgggggtccgtggggatgtaggcgtctcCTTCCCGGCGaaggcggagagcgccggtgcggctggcggagcgctgcggtgccgtgcaggctctgttgccacagctacgccgtagggtacgccgtaggctacgccgtagccgtggctctagagcctgcacggcactgcagcgctccgccagccgcaccggcgctctccgggatggagacaccggtgggcaggatgcacgtttgggtgggcacagcccccccccccccccccctaaaaccggcctcgcttacaggtgaatgagacatggggttttgctgt
This genomic interval carries:
- the LOC133450738 gene encoding long-chain-fatty-acid--CoA ligase ACSBG2-like, which translates into the protein MSAEESPVMSNGVAAMDGPADSLPSQRKEVGSDPTGLESHSTVIQNGKAGSLDLDAEPVSESQKTNPPSNTDAPIDAPSNSEPPVKPPRSPGLKGTDEGLFPAGEARAVPVKASLATTLAPAEHLWTSSRDRAVRLRVEGSGPGSETPVTIHQLFLETVENYGDRAALVFKQDGQAETLTWRQYYEQCRAAAKSFLKLGLERFHGVGILGFNSPEWFISDIGCILAGGLATGIYTTNSPEACQYVAANCDANVLVVENQKQLDKILQVKDQLPHLKAIVQYKGELQKKEPFLYTWGDFMKLGEDVPDDQLNTVIDGLRANECCTLIYTSGTTGNPKGVMLSQDNLTWTARTASGMINTEGDAEILVSYLPLSHVAAQMVDIWICMSFAGTVYFAEPDALKGTLVTTLREARPTCFLGVPRVWEKMQESMRAVGAKASPLRKRVADWAKSIGLQYNYSVMTGENAVPWGFMLANNLVFKKVRGVLGLDRCKFCCTGAAPITKETLEYFMSLNIPVKELYGMSESSGPHSVSVDDFCITSCGKVMPGGKTKLENPDEDGNGEICFWGRHVFMGYLNMPDKTAEALDEEGWLHSGDLGRHDQNDFLYITGRIKELIITAGGENIPPVGIEDAVKSELPFISNAMLIGDKLKFLSMLLTLKCVADENGDPTDELSPEVLDFCQQHGITATKVSEVIASKEPALYDAIKQGIERVNGKSTSNAQRIQKWVILERDFSVTGGELGPTLKLRRPIVLKMYQEKIEELYAVAAERQ